In the Armatimonadota bacterium genome, TGGCCTCCAGCTCGTGGGTCCTGGGAAACCACCGCACCGTCTCGGCGAAGACGCGCCGCCCGGTGGTGGACTGCGCGCGCACGCCACCCGAGAGGACCACCTCGCGGGAGGCGAGGTCGAAGCGTCCCCGCGGGGCGGAGAACGAGATGGCGGGCTCGCCCGTCTTGTAGTAGGTGCCGCGCACTGCGGTCAGCACCGCCACCCCGGCCGCGTTGTCCACGACCACGGTCTGCGCCTGCAGCTCCCACTGGCGGCGGCCCTGGGCGTCGACCGAGGTGATGGCGGTCTGCCGCACCTCCAGCGGGGGAACGGCGTGCTGCGCCGGTCGGGCCCCAGGCGCGTCCTGCGCCGCGAACGCGCTGACCGGCGTGCGCGCAGGAACACCCGGTCCGTGGAGCAGTGCGGCTACGACTACCGCCACCGTCGCGGGCGCGACCAGCCGCCGCGCCGCCCTTCGCGTTCCCATGCGCGCTCCTTCGACGCCCGCCTCATGGTACTGGACGGACGAATCCCCCCGCAAGGTTCACCGCGCCGTCCCGCGGGCAGCGGCCAGGACCTCGTCTGCCGCCCGGCCCACTGCCCCCGGCGGCCCCAGCGTGCTGGCCAGGTCGAGCAACCGGCGCCGCATGCGCTCCCGCGCCGCCGTGTCGGCAAGCAGCGTGTGGGCGGCAGCGGCCAGACGCTGGGGCGTCACCGCGCGCTGCAGCAGTTCCGGCACCACTTCGGCTCCTGCCAGGATGTTGGGCATGGCCAGCCAGCGGACGTTCCAGACGAGGGGGGCGAGCCACCGGGTCGACCACGAGGCCCGGTACGCCACCACCATGGGCACGCCCCGCAGCATCGCCTCCACCGTGGCCGTGCCCGACGCGGTGAGCACCAGGCAGCTCGTGGCAAACACGTCCCCGGCGCCGTCGGTCACCACGGCCGGGAGTCCGGCCGCGCGCAGCGCAGCGTCGATCTCGCCCGAAAACAGCGGTGCGGCGCACGCCACCGCCACCGCCAGGTCGGGATGCCCGGTGCGCAGGCGGACCGCGGCCTCGACCATGGGGCGCAGCAGCCGGGCGAGTTCCTGCTGGCGACTCCCCGGCAACAGCCCCAGGACGGGCACCCCCGGCGGCAGACCCAGGCGGCGCCGCACGGCGCCGGCGGGCTCGTCGTCCTGCAGCTGATCGACCGCCGGATGACCG is a window encoding:
- the lptC gene encoding LPS export ABC transporter periplasmic protein LptC: MGTRRAARRLVAPATVAVVVAALLHGPGVPARTPVSAFAAQDAPGARPAQHAVPPLEVRQTAITSVDAQGRRQWELQAQTVVVDNAAGVAVLTAVRGTYYKTGEPAISFSAPRGRFDLASREVVLSGGVRAQSTTGRRVFAETVRWFPRTHELEAIGRVVLEQGTWRIQADYLRADVTLQRTTLRGNIRATVTEEAR
- the lpxB gene encoding lipid-A-disaccharide synthase → MLVAGEVSGDVQGAALARALRAREPAVRLEGVGGHRMAAAGVRLVADSSAWGRIGWLEVARDLPAFARRLGDLTAWLRAAPPDVLVPIDFPGFNLALLARVRGLCPVVYYLPPMVAIRRGRRAARVARLGARLLAVFPFEAEAYRRAGADVAFIGHPAVDQLQDDEPAGAVRRRLGLPPGVPVLGLLPGSRQQELARLLRPMVEAAVRLRTGHPDLAVAVACAAPLFSGEIDAALRAAGLPAVVTDGAGDVFATSCLVLTASGTATVEAMLRGVPMVVAYRASWSTRWLAPLVWNVRWLAMPNILAGAEVVPELLQRAVTPQRLAAAAHTLLADTAARERMRRRLLDLASTLGPPGAVGRAADEVLAAARGTAR